In Musa acuminata AAA Group cultivar baxijiao chromosome BXJ2-8, Cavendish_Baxijiao_AAA, whole genome shotgun sequence, one genomic interval encodes:
- the LOC135619478 gene encoding pectinesterase inhibitor 10-like → MKPALALLLPLSLLLLHAFPRPATALCVPRDSSNPVNLAALPPPSFTTTSSPATPSPALKSPSSPSNPSQLPPSNTTPTPATPSPPLQSSSQPSQLTPSPPAFSQSAAAVSTQLSAHHPLLNLLPFAGAVSALCGHTDYPDVCASSIQPLPHPPGLAGPAALLKLQLQACRAQAEKAQAHIAALVSLPSTKARDASSLQDCDDNYDDVIDNLDEAAAALASRDKGTLKTMLSALVTDFSTCDDGFAEIAKVSPLAVIDEMLTKLASNCLAIAALV, encoded by the coding sequence ATGAAGCCAGCACTGGcgcttctcctccctctctccctcctcctcctccatgccTTCCCCCGTCCTGCCACCGCCCTCTGCGTCCCTCGCGACTCTTCCAACCCGGTCAACCTCGCGGCCCTCCCGCCACCTTCCTTCACTACCACCTCAAGCCCCGCGACGCCCTCACCAGCCCTGAAATCGCCTTCATCGCCCTCAAATCCGTCACAGCTGCCGCCTTCCAATACCACCCCAACCCCTGCGACACCCTCACCACCCTTGCAATCGTCGTCACAGCCGTCGCAGCTGACACCCTCACCACCTGCCTTTTCGCAGTCCGCGGCCGCGGTCTCCACCCAATTATCCGCCCACCACCCGCTTCTCAACCTGCTCCCCTTCGCCGGCGCCGTCAGCGCGCTGTGCGGCCACACGGACTACCCCGACGTGTGCGCCTCGTCGATCCAGCCCCTCCCGCACCCGCCCGGCCTCGCCGGCCCCGCCGCCCTCCTGAAGCTGCAGCTGCAGGCGTGCCGGGCGCAGGCGGAGAAGGCGCAGGCGCACATCGCGGCACTCGTCAGCCTCCCCAGCACGAAGGCGCGGGATGCGAGCAGCCTCCAGGACTGCGACGACAACTACGACGACGTGATCGACAACCTCGACGAAGCCGCGGCTGCCTTGGCGTCCAGGGACAAGGGTACGCTCAAAACCATGCTCAGCGCCCTCGTCACCGACTTCTCCACCTGCGACGACGGGTTCGCGGAGATTGCCAAGGTCTCGCCGCTGGCGGTCATCGACGAGATGCTCACCAAGTTGGCAAGCAATTGCCTGGCGATCGCGGCCTTGGTCTGA